CCCTGCCCGAGTTTGCGCCGGCACTCGAAGGCATTTTTCGCGACATCATCACCACCGACGAAATCGGCTACGGCAAAACCAAACCCGAAGCCTACCTCGCCCTAGCTTACCGTCTGAGCTACACGCCGAGTCAGATTCTCTTCATCGACGACAGCCCGGCCAACATCCAAGCTGCCAAAACCGCCGGCTTCGTCGCCGTCCAATACCAGTCAAACGCGGCCACCATCAAATTGCTCGACAGCGCCCGACGCTGAAATTGACAGAATGAGGTCAAAAAGTTATAATATGCCTCGGTTCAACCCCGAACATTGAGTACTCACATACCTATCCGTTCTAGCGAAAGGTCATGCCATGATCGACGCTCGTCGTACCACCCCACCCGTCCCCGCCGCCATGATGCGGCACCTCGTGCTCACCCCCGACCAGATGCAGTGGGAATTCCCCTGCAGCATCATCCTGGTTGTTGCCAGCGGTGGCGCCCACGAGGTTCGTTTGAGCCTCTACGCCCCCGGGCTCAAGCACGAGGCCAGTCTGCGCCAGACGGTCGCCGACAAGCTCGGCAACCTCATCCTGGGCCTCAACCCGGAGTGGGTCTACGAGGTGAAGCTGGAAGGCGTCGAGGTCGTCGTCGCGATCGACAACCCCGCCTTCCTCGGGGACGAGACCATCGACCTCATCCTGGGCCCGGTAGTCCTCATCCTCCGGGCCCTCGCCATCTGCGAGGGCCGGCCGCTGTTCACGGTCCGCAACCACCAGCGGCTCGTGCCGGTGGACTGCGGTGTCGGCAACGACTACAAGGTCCCCACCTTCGAGCTCAAGCTCCCGCTGGAGATCGAGCTCGCCGGCGCCCAGGACGACCTCACCAAGGTCGCTAAGCGGTGCCCGGGCGCCGTGGCCCTCGACACCCTGGTCCTGGGCGGGGCCCGCAAGCTCGTGGTCACGTTCGACGCCATGAAGCCTCGCCCGTCCGAGCAGGACCTGCGGCGCCTGGTCGTGAGCTTGCTCGCCAGCATCGCCGAGAAGGCCAGCACGCAACACCCCAACCTGGTGCTCCAGCCGGCCCGCCCCTACACCGTCGAGATCGACGACGGCGGCCCCAGCCGTTTCGACGAGCGCCAGATGTTCGGCCAGGAGTTCTGAACCACCCCGTCCCGGCGCCGCGACCCTTCGCGGCGCCGGGACGGTTTTGCGTTTAGAGCAATTAAGTATATATTCCTAAGATGAAAGCCATCATCTTTGATTTTGACGGAACGATTGCCGATAGCTTCGATATGTTTATAGAAGTGATGATGGTGCTGTTACGGCGCACACAACCACTAACGGCAGCCCAAATCGAAGACCTGCGCCAATCCTCCACCCGAGAGGTTATTAAAAAGCTCGGCATCAAACCCTGGCAGATACCACGACTCATGCTGAAGGGACGACGTGAAATGAGCGCCAGAATGGAGCGGGTGCAGGCCTTCGATGGCCTCCCGGAGGCTCTTCGGGAGCTATCGTCGCAATACTCCCTGTATATTCTCAGTACCAATAGTGAAGAAAACATTGCTACCTTCCTGAAGAAATATCAGCTAGGTAATAATATCGACCGGATTTATGGCAATATCGGCTTAATGGGTAAGGCCAAGGGTCTGAAAAAATTACCCCAACAAGCGTCGCTCGATAGAGCCGACTGTGTCTACGTAGGGGACGAAACTCGCGACATCGAAGCCGCGCGCCAGGCCGGCATGAGCTGCATTGCCGTTGGGTGGGGCTATAACGGCGCAGAGGCGTTGCGGTCTTTTGCGCCGGACGCCCTGGCCGAAACACCTGGAGCGCTGCTCGAAATTATTCGGGGATTGAAATGACCACACCCGCCCAAATCGCCGCCGCCGAGGCCGAGCTCCAGCGGCTCGATCCAGTGCTCGGCGCCGTCATCGCCACGCAGGCCCCGCTCAACCGCCTCCGCGCAGGCGCCTATTTCGGCAACCTCGTTCGCTCCATTGTGAGCCAGCAAATCTCCGTGGCCGCCTCCGCCTCCATCCTCGCCCGCATCCAAGCCGCCACCGACCTCGACCCCGCCCGAGTCATCGCGATGAGTCCCGACGACCTCCGCGCGCTCGGCCTCTCGCGCTCCAAAGCCGGCTACATCCACGACCTCGCCGAGCACTTTGTGCGCGACGCCGCCGTCTTCGACCACCTTGACCAGCTGCCCGACGAAGCCGTAATAGACGAACTCGTGGGCGTCAAAGGCATCGGCGTCTGGACCGCCCAAATGTTCCTCATGTTCACCCTCGGCCGTCTCGACGTCTTCGCCCCCGACGACGTCGGCCTCCAGCGCGCCATCGTCCGCCTCTACGGCCTCGCCGCCGTCCCACCCCGCGCCGAGCTCGACCGCCTCGCCGACGCCTGGCGGCCGTATCGCACGGTGGCGTCTTGGCATTTGTGGGAGTCGCTGCGCAATACGCCGGCGTGACCCCCAAACCTGAGTTTCAAAACTTCCGGAATTTTCCTCGCCCCGACGAGCCCATTCGCATGCATAGGGAAAAAATGACAAAAAATGTCAAAAATCACCGAGCCATCCGAAGTGAGGCTGGGGTTTTGAGACTCAGGGTCCCCAAAACTTGCTTTATTTCATAGTATATTATATACTATGTATTAGTAATTTGCCCTACGAATTACCACCACCCCGATCAAGGAGTGTCATGAGTACCGTTAGCGACAGCATTGCGGCAGCGAACGCGGCCCAGGAGGTTAGCTCCCAAGAGGCCCTCCTCGCCGACGCCCGCCAAACGGCCGAGCATCTCAAGAAGGTGCAGAACGAGGTCGCGCGCGCCGGAAGGCCTTGCCAGGTCGACGGCATCCCCGGCGAGCCCGTGGTGGTCTGGAGTCTCCTCGACTCCGACCTCATGGCTCACGCCACCGGTCTCACGGAAGATGGCATACTGGTCCGGTCGTATCTGAGGTCGACCATCGCAGGTTGGCTCACCGGCCGCGACACCTGGTCACCCTACCGCGTCCTCGACGTGACAACCCTGCCCTCCGAGGAGCGCATCGCGCTCCATACCCAACTCCAGCGGATCCGCGACCACCACTAACTACCCGCCCACCGATCGCGCCCTTCCTTTTTCAGCCACAAAAGGATAGGCCCCCGACCGCAGCGGCCGGCGGGGGCCTATCTGTCAGTCGAGGGCATGAATGGGCCGTTGAACTTCGCCGATCGGCTACTCCACTAGAGTACCCAGCCAGGCACAAAAGTTCAAAAACCACAGCTTGGGTCGGGCCCAGATGGGCACCATCAGGTTCATGATGGTCAAGGCGCCGGGCGTTTCGGGGTTGGCTTCAACGAATGTTGTTGCCGCCTGCCTCAGGCGAGAGTAGCTCAGGCGCCGGCCGGCGGTGGCGTCCAGCAGCGGCGCTAAATCAGCATCGGGGCCGACCACCAGGCCGACGCAACGGCGCATCCATCGTGCGCTCAGCGTCTTCACCGTTGCGGGCCTCGCCATGATCATTACCTCACGTCCTCTCGGGGTGCGATCGTGTCAGTCTGAGTGCGGCAATCCCAATTTGTCACGGAGCTCCCAGGATGGGAGTGCGTGGTCGATCCGGACTCCGGTCGCGTCGGGATTGACCGCCACGCCATAAGACTCGCGGTCCGACGGCCAGTCACGGTGTCGCACGAGCCAGTGGGTCGGGCAGGGCTCAGAGCCGGATCGGTAGCCCGGCGGGTAGTCGCGAGTGACCTCCACCACGTTCATGCCCGCAGGGGGCGTGGACATGTGGTTGGCAAGCAGAACCTTGACGTCTTCTGCCTTGACGCCTTCTGCGCCGATCATAGCTGCCTCCAGAGGCGTAGCTGGACGTGAACCGCGCTACGATACCATCGTTTACATAGAATGTAAATCTCACGATCC
This portion of the Candidatus Saccharimonadia bacterium genome encodes:
- a CDS encoding HAD-IA family hydrolase, with protein sequence MKAIIFDFDGTIADSFDMFIEVMMVLLRRTQPLTAAQIEDLRQSSTREVIKKLGIKPWQIPRLMLKGRREMSARMERVQAFDGLPEALRELSSQYSLYILSTNSEENIATFLKKYQLGNNIDRIYGNIGLMGKAKGLKKLPQQASLDRADCVYVGDETRDIEAARQAGMSCIAVGWGYNGAEALRSFAPDALAETPGALLEIIRGLK
- a CDS encoding HAD-IA family hydrolase, with amino-acid sequence MNIIALVIDFSRVLIFTKTADVASLNRHHAELEATPGYRVGEHFYLNIELLEYLRGLSAYVPTYLFTSGGLHALPEFAPALEGIFRDIITTDEIGYGKTKPEAYLALAYRLSYTPSQILFIDDSPANIQAAKTAGFVAVQYQSNAATIKLLDSARR
- a CDS encoding DNA-3-methyladenine glycosylase 2 family protein, encoding MTTPAQIAAAEAELQRLDPVLGAVIATQAPLNRLRAGAYFGNLVRSIVSQQISVAASASILARIQAATDLDPARVIAMSPDDLRALGLSRSKAGYIHDLAEHFVRDAAVFDHLDQLPDEAVIDELVGVKGIGVWTAQMFLMFTLGRLDVFAPDDVGLQRAIVRLYGLAAVPPRAELDRLADAWRPYRTVASWHLWESLRNTPA